The genomic segment GGCAAACCGGGCACTTGTAATCGCCAAACTCAACGATTTTGACCGGTGCATCTACACTGCCCTGCACAGGCATTGCCGCATAGTCAAATTCAAACGGCTTGTTCTGGTTGTTAATGCCGAGTACGATGACGACGATAACCGCCAAAATACCGATCGTCAGAAAAATAAGCGAGCTGCTCGAATTTTTCTTCGGCTGCTGCCTTTGCTGCTGATTGCTGCTTGAACCTTTTTTCTTTGTTTTCGTCACTACCGCTCAAATCCTCCTCAAAAAATACAGGTATATACATCTTGTAGCAATTTTAGTTACAAGGCCTGCTAAAGTCAAGAATTTGCGGCAAAATGCCTTAATACTGTCATAATTCTTGCACGCCCTCCGCAGCATCCGCTACTAACGAGGTAAACGAGCCTTGATAAACTAATTTTAGCTTATGAAGCGCTCTCGTACAACCAACATATAGCAGCTTGGCGTCCTGATCGGTATAAGCGAGCGCCCCGGCATCGGCAATGAGAACCGCATCGAATTCCAGCCCTTTGGACAAATAAGCCGGCACGACGGACAAGCCGCCGCTGTATTCGGGCTGTCCTCGTTCTACGAGCGAAGCTTTCACCCCCGCAGCATTCAAAGCCGCATGGATAACGGCACATTCCTCCGTCGTTCTTCCAATTACTGCGATCGTCTGATAGCTGCCGTCTGCTTGCCATTCTCGAACCGTTTGCTCCAGCATGTCCATCCATTCGCTTGGCTGTGCAGGCGCAAGCTCCACGGCATCTCCGCTCCGGAATACAGGTACTGCTGCCTTGACGCCAGCCCCCATTGCACCAAGAATCCGATTGGCGAATGCGATAATTTCCATCGTGGAACGATAGCTGCGGTTCAGTTCAAAAAATCCGGTCTGTTCTTCGTCATACAGCGCCGTAAGCTCCTGCCAGCTATGAATGCCTGCATAGGCGTGGATGCCCTGCTGCAAGTCGCCCAGCACGGTCAAGGACGGCGTTTGCTGGCAAAGACGCAGCGCTTCCAGCTGGAACGGCGAATAATCCTGCGCCTCGTCAATGACGATATGGTCATAAGGCGCTGTTTGCAGCCCAAACAGGCGCAAATGAATATAGGCGAGCGGCGCCAAATCCTCCGGCGCAATCGTTCCCGCTTTCAGGCGGGCAGCCGTTGCTGCCGCTATTGCTTTTGGCACCAGGCTGATCGCCTGCTTGCCTTGGAAGAAAGACGCATATAGCTTCGGCGCGGTGTAGGCCGGAATTTTTTTCGCTAATGCATTTAAGCGGGTTAACGCCTTGGCGCGTACTTTTTTATCATGAATGCCGCGCATTTTCAGCTCGGATTCCAGCCATCTGCGAATACGGCTGACGAATCGCTCGCGCTTGCGCATCAGCGGCTCCTCGCCATAATCGGTGCGATACCATTCAAGCATTTGCTCCGGCATAAGCACCAGCTTGTCTACAGGCTCAAATGGCTGCAAAGGCACGATGCTTTGTTCAAGCTGCTCCAGCCGCTCGTCAATTGCCTGCTTAAAATCAAGCGAGCCTTTCAAGCGCCCCGGCGCCTCCGCAATTTCCTCTGCGCTGCGATAATGCTCAAACCAATATTCTAGTGTATCGGTTTTATCATCCATTCGCACTTCAAGCTCCAATAGATCCAGCGCCCAGTCGGCAAACGTCGTTTGCTGAATATCGCCCACGCCCAGCTCCGGCAGCACGCCGGAAATATATTCGAGAAACATGCGGTTAGGCGCAAAAATAACCATACGCTCCGCCCGCATCCGATCGGCATATTGATAGAGCAAAAAAGCGAGCCGGTGCAGCGCTACCGTCGTCTTGCCGCTTCCCGCCACGCCCTGGATAAACAGCGCCTTGCTCCGTCCTGAACGAATGATCGCATCCTGCTCCTGCTGGATCGTCGAGACGATATCCCTGAGCCGATTGTCTTTATTTTCACCTAGTCGATAGAGCAAAAACTCGTCGGTGACCGATTCTTCTTCCTGCCCACGGGTGAAGCTGTCTACCATTCTTACAAGCTTGCCCTGGCGAACCATTAAATTGCGCTTTAAATAGACGATCCCTTCGATTTCGCCATCAGGAGAATCATAGGTAACCGCCGCGTCACCGCCTGTAAAAGAATAAAACAAGCTGGCAATTGGCGCACGCCAGTCAATAACGATTAGCTCCTTGCCGCCCTCTCTAGCTACGCCTGCCTTGCCAATATAAAGCTCCTGCTTAGCGTCACCCGGCAGCTCCTGAAAATCAATTCGTCCAAAATACGGCTCGCGGAAAGCAATTTCCAGTCCCCGCTTCCGTTCCTCTCGTTGCAAATCGAGCATTTGCTCCGTAAAATCATCGCCTGTGTAGCGCGGGCCTATCGCGCTTAGCTGTGATTGTATTTCTTCAAGCGAGCGCGCTAAACGCTCTTGCTCTTCTTGATAGGCACTTTGAACCGTCATATCAGCCAGTTACCTCCTAAGAATATAGTGGGAAAACGAACTGTCAATATACCATAGGAGAATAGCGGGAATCAACTTCTTATTTCCAATCAAGGTGAAACGGCGCTATTTGAAAATCGAGATGTCGAACACATAGTGGAATACCGCTGCAAATAGAAGCAAATTCAACATGACAAGCAGCGGTATGCCAATAACGAAGGAGCGATGCTTCGTCTTGTGGCGCCATGCCCGCATTCCGGCATAGGCGCCAATAGCGCCTCCAACAGCGCTCAAAGTAAACAGCCGTTTCTCTGGGATGCGCCTTTGCTGGCGGCGTGCGCTCTGCTTGTCGAGATACATGAGCGTAAACGTCCAGCAGTTAATCGCGAGTATAAATAAAATAAAAAGCTGCATCGACATTTCCTAGCCCTCATTTCCTTGTTGCTATCTTTATGTATTCTGCAAGCTACTTGCGCGGCTTGACCCGATTCGTCGGCTGCGCCGCGTAAGGGTCATCCGGCCAATAATGCTTCGGATAGCGTCCTTTTAAATCCTTCTTCACTTCAAAATAAGCGTGGCTCCAAAAGCTGCCCAAATCGCGCGTCACCTGAACCGGACGCTGCGAAGGGGAAAGCAGATGGAGAGTTAGCGGCAGTTTGCCGCCTGCGAGCAGAGGCGTGTCCTTCATGCCGAACAGCTCCTGAAGCCGGACGGCAATGAACGGCGCTTCCGGGTCATTGTAATCGACCGGAATGCGCGAGCCGCTTGGCACCGCTATATGCGTCGGAACCTGCTTGTCCAGCTCCTGCCGCTGCGTCCAGGTGAGCATGCCTTCGAGAAGCTGCTGCATACTCAGGCGCTGCAGGTCAGATTTGCTCTTCATCCCTTGAATATGCGGCAGCAGCCATTCGGCGAGCGATGACGTGGACAGCAGCCCCTCATCGGATACATCCGGCCAGCTGCTGTCATAGTGCCGCATCAGCCGCATACGGGCGAGCAACTGGGCTGCCTGCTTGGACATCGGCAGCAAGGCCAAGCCCTCCTGCTGCACACCCTGTGCCAGCGCCGCAGCGACGAGCTCCGCATCCGGCTTCGGCAGCGGTTTTTCCTGCAAGAGGAGTGCGCCAAGCCGGACGCGCTCACGCGCCCTTACCGCTTGGGCGGACGCATCCCATTCCACGATGCGCTCCTGCCGGATTTGGTCGCGGGCTGCCGATGCCAGCTCGCCCTCCGTCAGTTCAGCCGCTAGCCGAATACGGCTTTCCGTTCCGGCATCGTCAAGCTCCGCCGCCACGAGATAGGCTGCGCGCGACAAGGGCTGGGCTTCCGGCAACGCCGCGCCGCGGCCGTTCGCCAGCAAATATCTCCCGTCGCTGCGCCGCTGCGCAATGCGATCGGGATAAGCAAGCGCCAGCAGCGCGCCGCAGGACATCGCGGCGTCCTGCTGGCCCGCTCCGGCAGCCGCTGCTCCGCGCGCGGAGGCTCCTGCTTCGCGCGCGGAGGCTCCTGCTTCGCCGGCTGCTGCGCTAGCCAGCAGCCGGCTCCATTGCTGCGCCTGCGAGCGAATTCGCTGCACGGCGCCGCGATCCACCTCAGCACCATCGCCGCGGTGCAGAGCATCCAGCCGCAGCTGCACATCCGCGCTGCGCTGCTGTGGCAGCAGGTCGCGCTCGCTTAGCAGCGCGGCCAGCTCGCAAGCCTGCTCCGCCGCGCCATACCGCTGCGCGCGAAGCAGCATATATCCGAGTCTCGGATGAAGCCCGAGCCTCGCCATTCGCCGGCCCGACTCCGTAGGCCAGCCTAACGAATCAACAGCCTGCAGCAGCTCAAGCAGCTGCCGCGCCTGCTGATACGCGCCGATCGGCGGCGGATCCAGCCAGCCGAGCTCCTCCGGCTGCTGGATGCCCCATACCGCAATCTCCAGCGCGAGCGGCGCAAGATCGGCCTCCAGCATTTCCGGCTGGCTGAAGGGCTGCAAATGCATTTGCTCCTGCTCCGTCCACAGCCGGTAGCAGACGCCCGGAGCAAGCCTTCCGGCGCGCCCCCGGCGCT from the Paenibacillus sp. BIHB 4019 genome contains:
- a CDS encoding UvrD-helicase domain-containing protein codes for the protein MTVQSAYQEEQERLARSLEEIQSQLSAIGPRYTGDDFTEQMLDLQREERKRGLEIAFREPYFGRIDFQELPGDAKQELYIGKAGVAREGGKELIVIDWRAPIASLFYSFTGGDAAVTYDSPDGEIEGIVYLKRNLMVRQGKLVRMVDSFTRGQEEESVTDEFLLYRLGENKDNRLRDIVSTIQQEQDAIIRSGRSKALFIQGVAGSGKTTVALHRLAFLLYQYADRMRAERMVIFAPNRMFLEYISGVLPELGVGDIQQTTFADWALDLLELEVRMDDKTDTLEYWFEHYRSAEEIAEAPGRLKGSLDFKQAIDERLEQLEQSIVPLQPFEPVDKLVLMPEQMLEWYRTDYGEEPLMRKRERFVSRIRRWLESELKMRGIHDKKVRAKALTRLNALAKKIPAYTAPKLYASFFQGKQAISLVPKAIAAATAARLKAGTIAPEDLAPLAYIHLRLFGLQTAPYDHIVIDEAQDYSPFQLEALRLCQQTPSLTVLGDLQQGIHAYAGIHSWQELTALYDEEQTGFFELNRSYRSTMEIIAFANRILGAMGAGVKAAVPVFRSGDAVELAPAQPSEWMDMLEQTVREWQADGSYQTIAVIGRTTEECAVIHAALNAAGVKASLVERGQPEYSGGLSVVPAYLSKGLEFDAVLIADAGALAYTDQDAKLLYVGCTRALHKLKLVYQGSFTSLVADAAEGVQEL
- a CDS encoding DUF1294 domain-containing protein; protein product: MSMQLFILFILAINCWTFTLMYLDKQSARRQQRRIPEKRLFTLSAVGGAIGAYAGMRAWRHKTKHRSFVIGIPLLVMLNLLLFAAVFHYVFDISIFK
- the hrpB gene encoding ATP-dependent helicase HrpB, producing MNQLPIDAVLPELLEALAAGSGAVLVAEPGAGKTTRVPLALLDAPWLDGRKIMMLEPRRLAARSAAKYMAAMLGEQVGDTVGYRVRLDTKVSARTRIEVVTEGVLTRMLQEDPAVLDVGVIVFDEFHERHLHGDLGLALSLQSQALLRSDLRLLVMSATLAAGPVAELLGGAPIIESAGKVFPVRTIYRSSKVEGRIEPSVVSTILQALAADEGNMLVFLPGVGEIRRVASLLAREERMKGVKVAELYGTMPLEAQDQAIQPSAAGERKVVLATAIAESSLTVEGVRIVVDAGLMRVSRFSPRTGMTRLETTLVSQASADQRRGRAGRLAPGVCYRLWTEQEQMHLQPFSQPEMLEADLAPLALEIAVWGIQQPEELGWLDPPPIGAYQQARQLLELLQAVDSLGWPTESGRRMARLGLHPRLGYMLLRAQRYGAAEQACELAALLSERDLLPQQRSADVQLRLDALHRGDGAEVDRGAVQRIRSQAQQWSRLLASAAAGEAGASAREAGASARGAAAAGAGQQDAAMSCGALLALAYPDRIAQRRSDGRYLLANGRGAALPEAQPLSRAAYLVAAELDDAGTESRIRLAAELTEGELASAARDQIRQERIVEWDASAQAVRARERVRLGALLLQEKPLPKPDAELVAAALAQGVQQEGLALLPMSKQAAQLLARMRLMRHYDSSWPDVSDEGLLSTSSLAEWLLPHIQGMKSKSDLQRLSMQQLLEGMLTWTQRQELDKQVPTHIAVPSGSRIPVDYNDPEAPFIAVRLQELFGMKDTPLLAGGKLPLTLHLLSPSQRPVQVTRDLGSFWSHAYFEVKKDLKGRYPKHYWPDDPYAAQPTNRVKPRK